The stretch of DNA TGAGGCGCTCGAACTCGTCGACGGCGGCGCGCGCCCTCGCGATGCGCGACTTCTCGACGCCCAGCCCCTCGGCGGCGTCGAGCACCCGGCGCAGGGGCTCGGGCCCCGGGGCGCGGTTCACGACCGAGAGCGGGTCGCTGGCGCGCAGGGCCTTGAGCAGACGGCTGGCGAGGACCTTGTCGATGCCCAGACGGGTCGCGAGGGCCTGGGGCCCGACCGGCCCGCCCGGGATCGACCCCAGCACGCCGCCCAGCGATTCGAGGAGGTCATCGCCGGTGCGCGAGATCACAACCTCCAGGGAGGGCTGGGTTTGCGTCGGGCGACCGGGGCGTGGGTCAAGGTTGGGCATCGGGCTCACGACGGGTCGAAAGAGGCGAAAGGCCTTCCCGGACAAGGGCTTGGAGTGGCCGCCCCATCATGACGCGCCGCGGGGCGTCCCGCCACCCCCCGAGGAAAAAAGTTTCCAAGAAGTTTCCCTGAAACTTTCCTTTCGCGCGTCCGTATGCCATGATGTCTCTTGGGAGAAACCGTCACCCGACGCCCGGGCACCCGGGTCGTCACGAATCAGGAGAGAAGACCATGACCACGATCCGTTCCCTCGTCAGCGCCTGCGCGCTCGCGTCCGCCTGCGCCGTCGCCAGCGCCGGCGCCTTCAGCACCGTCACCACCTTCGAGAACGGCCTCGAGGGTTGGCAGGGCCCCGCGGGCCAGGGCGGCGGCACCTTCATCGACCCCATGGGCAACCCCGGCAACGCGCTGCGCACCGTCTTCAACGACTTCGGCGTCACCTTCCGCAACTCCACCAACAACGGCTTCATCCGCGACCTGTCCTCCTACAACCAGGTCACCTTCTCCGTCGATGTGCAGGTCGACAGCATCTTCTTCTTCTCGCAGGAAGTCAGCCGCCCCTGGCTCGTCGAGTTCCGCGACTACGACAACGGCGACTCGTTCTACCCCTGGGACTCCGCCTGGTACCTGCTCACCCCCGAGCTCTCCTCCGCCAACAACAGCAACTGGACCACCTTCTCGGTCACCTTCGACGCCACCTCCACCGCCCTGCCCGCCGGCTGGAACGGCTACGGCGACGAGGACCCCAACACCTTCGAGCCCATCCTCCCCGCGAACCGCACCTTCGCCGACATCATGGCGACCTTCGACGAGATCGCGATCACCACGCTGCAGCCGGGCTTCTTCTTCGGCTTCACCGACCACGATCTGCGCCTCGACAACATCACGCTGACCGGCGTGCCGACCCCCGGCGCCGCGACGCTGCTTGGCGCCGCCGGCCTCGTGACCCTGCGCCGTCGCCGTCGCTGATCGCGCCACGACATCACGATCAATGGGAATGCCCCGGCCCCGTCGCTGGGGCGTTCTCTTTTCCGGGGGTTCACCGCAGAGGACGCAGAGATCGCAGAGAGGAGAGGGCGAGGGGTGGCGTGGCACGGGCGCAGCCCGTGCCACGGGAATCCGCCAGCGACTTCCATCCGGCCGTCTCACGGTGCCATCACACGAGCGCAGCGAGTGTGATGTCGAGGGGATGTATTCACCGCAGAGGACGCAGAGTTCGCAGAGAGGAGAGGGCGAGGGTTGGCGCGGTACGGGCGCAGCCCGTGCCACGGGGAACGCGGACCAGCGCGGTACCATGTTGCGATGCGATCCCGCACCACCACCGGAACACGCCGCGCCGCCGCGCTGCTCTGCGTCGCGCTTGCCGCTCCCGGCTGCGCCCCTCGGGAAACGCTCTCGGTGCACAACTCCGGCGACGATCGCGTGCATGTGGACATCGCGATGCCCTGGCCCGCGTACCGGCCCTTCGCCGACGCGCGTCACTACTCCCTCACGCTCGCGCCCGACGAACACTGGTCCAGCCGTCACGCATCGCGCGAAGACGCCACGAGATTCGATATCCAACCGACGGGGCGCGCCGTGATCCGGGTTCGCAGCGCGAGTCTGGCATCACCCACGAGTCACGAGTACCTCATCGAGTTCAAGTCCACGCGCCACGCGAGCATCACGCTCGAGCGCACAGACGGCACGATCCGCGCATTCCTCACCGAGACCGACGGCCCGCCGATCGAACTCCCCCCGGACACCCACCCGCGGTTCCCCGACGAGCGATGATCACCCCTCTCCCCTGCTCCCCACTGCCTGCTCCCCACTCCCTTCTTACCGCATTTTCTCCGCCGAATAATTCGGCGATTCCTTCGTGATCGTGATGTCGTGGGGGTGGCTCTCCACCATCCCGGCGCTCGTCGTGCGCACGAAGCGCGCGTGCTCGCGGAACTCATCGATCGTGCGGCAGCCCAGATACCCCATCGAACTCCGCACGCCCCCCACCATCTGATACACGAACTCCGCCAGCGAACCGCGGTACGGGACCATGCCCTCCACGCCCTCGGGCACGAACTTCGGCTGCCCGGCGCGCCCGTTCTTGTCCGCCTCTGCCTGCGCGAGTTTCTCCGCCTGGCCGTAGCGATCCGCCGACCCCGCGAACATCGCGCCCTCGCTGCCCATGCCGCGATAGGTCTTGTAGCGACGACCGTGCGTGATCACGACCTCGCCGGGCGATTCGTCGAGACCCGCGAAGAGCGAGCCCATCATCACCGCGCTGGCGCCGCAGGCCAGCGCCTTGGCGATGTCGCCCGACGAGCGCAGCCCGCCGTCGGCGATCACCGGCACGCCACGTTTCTCGGCCACGCTCACGGCGTTGAAGATGGCCGTGATCTGCGGCACGCCCACGCCGGTCACGATGCGCGTCGTGCAGATCGAGCCGGGCCCGATGCCCACCTTCACCGCGTCCGCCCCGGCGTCGATCAGCGCCTGCGCCGCCTCCGCCGTCGCGATGTTGCCCGCGATCACCTGGATGTCGTGCTTCTTCTTGATCTCCGCGACGGTCAGCAGCACATTCTCGCTGTGCCCGTGCGCCGTGTCGACGACGATCACATCGACGCCCGCCTCGAGCAGCGCCTCGACGCGCTCGAACTGCTTCACGCCAACCGCGGCGCCGCAGCGCAGGCGACCCCGCTCATCGAGGCACGCGCGCGGGAACTGCTCCTGGCGCTCGATGTCGCGCATCGTGATCAGCCCGGCGAGGTTGAAGTCCTTGTCGACCAGCGGCAGTTTCTCGACCTTGCCCCGGTTGAGCACCTGGTACGCCTCGGCCAGCGTCGCGCTCGACGGCGCGGTGACGAGGTTGTCCTTGGTCATCACTTCCTTGACGGGCGTGCTCTCGTTCTCGATG from Phycisphaeraceae bacterium encodes:
- the guaB gene encoding IMP dehydrogenase; the encoded protein is MAQTKILAEGLTFDDVLLIPRRSSVLPGEADTSTRLTRGIRLNIPILSAPMDTVTEARLAIALAQEGGMGIIHKNLSPETQAREVAKVKRTANGVITDPLTLGPDDTVGDARRLMARYGVSGFPVTADGSLGARTKGKLLGILTRRDLKFIENESTPVKEVMTKDNLVTAPSSATLAEAYQVLNRGKVEKLPLVDKDFNLAGLITMRDIERQEQFPRACLDERGRLRCGAAVGVKQFERVEALLEAGVDVIVVDTAHGHSENVLLTVAEIKKKHDIQVIAGNIATAEAAQALIDAGADAVKVGIGPGSICTTRIVTGVGVPQITAIFNAVSVAEKRGVPVIADGGLRSSGDIAKALACGASAVMMGSLFAGLDESPGEVVITHGRRYKTYRGMGSEGAMFAGSADRYGQAEKLAQAEADKNGRAGQPKFVPEGVEGMVPYRGSLAEFVYQMVGGVRSSMGYLGCRTIDEFREHARFVRTTSAGMVESHPHDITITKESPNYSAEKMR